One window of Sphingobacteriales bacterium genomic DNA carries:
- a CDS encoding type IX secretion system membrane protein PorP/SprF — protein sequence MKKLILTIVLFVFTGLSAFAQQDAQYTQYLFNGLVINPAYAGSRSAFSALAIYRYQWVKIEGAPRTLGASLHSPINESNNSLGLSIENDMIGVHNRFSAYASYAYRLQISNTAQLALGLSAGILSYRSDWTKLEAIQDPTDPNFSSVAENKILPNFGLGVYFHSERYFIGLSVPHLLSSELDDLSQLSKYKRHYFLTGGYVFDLSPALRLKPSFLIKSVPSDSPFQADLNLNLLIKDMVWVGMGYRTGDALLFTAEYHLQNGLRFGYAYDFSVSKLNPYNSGSHEVMIGWDVVRSKPEKVLSPRFF from the coding sequence ATGAAAAAACTTATACTGACTATAGTCTTGTTTGTATTTACCGGACTTAGTGCTTTTGCACAACAAGATGCCCAATATACTCAATACCTGTTTAACGGCTTAGTTATAAATCCTGCTTATGCAGGTAGCCGTTCTGCTTTCAGTGCGCTGGCTATTTACCGCTATCAGTGGGTTAAAATTGAAGGTGCTCCCCGAACTTTGGGGGCAAGTTTGCATAGCCCGATCAATGAAAGCAATAATTCTTTAGGGCTGTCAATAGAAAACGACATGATTGGCGTGCATAACAGGTTTAGTGCTTATGCCAGCTATGCCTATCGTTTACAAATTTCAAACACCGCGCAACTTGCTCTGGGTTTAAGTGCCGGAATACTCAGCTACCGATCAGACTGGACAAAATTAGAAGCCATTCAGGACCCGACAGATCCAAATTTCAGTTCTGTTGCCGAAAACAAAATCTTGCCGAATTTCGGTTTAGGAGTATATTTTCATAGTGAGCGTTATTTTATCGGGCTTTCTGTTCCACATTTGCTGAGCAGCGAACTGGACGACCTGAGTCAACTCTCCAAATATAAACGTCATTATTTCCTGACCGGCGGCTATGTATTCGATTTAAGCCCTGCACTCAGACTTAAACCTTCTTTTCTTATTAAATCCGTTCCTTCAGATTCGCCTTTTCAGGCAGATTTGAATTTAAACCTTTTAATCAAAGACATGGTTTGGGTAGGAATGGGCTACCGGACAGGAGATGCTTTGTTATTTACTGCCGAATACCATTTGCAAAATGGTTTACGCTTTGGATATGCTTATGATTTCAGTGTATCAAAACTCAATCCCTATAACAGCGGCAGTCATGAAGTAATGATTGGCTGGGATGTCGTGCGGTCTAAACCCGAAAAAGTTTTAAGCCCCCGCTTCTTCTGA
- the dnaA gene encoding chromosomal replication initiator protein DnaA yields the protein MKTLQNVWDNCLSYLKEIINNEQSFSTWFLPIVPVKLENKTITIQVPSQFFYEWLEEHYADKINKSIKSELGPDAKFEYMIMVDKGGQKNGQPLFTNATGGNKHLDDEEFRNGFEGNALVIPGIVSQIKLDSQLNPAYTFRNFIEGDCNLLARSAGFAIAKKPGAAYNPMVIYGDSGLGKTHLAHAIGNELKIQHPNKKVLFINADAYISQFIEALKSGKANQYSNIYLNIDVLIVDDIQFFANKEKTQEHFFHTFNSLHQSGKQLILTSDVPPRDLPGINDRLLSRFKWGLAVELQIPDLETRIAILERKAQMEGIEIPRDVSAYVAHHINDSIRTMEGVLNHLLAQSLLMNREIDLNMAKESVRNVSNHVSSEITCEFITKTISEHYRIPMEGIKGNSRKRELVIPRQVAMYLCRTFTNKSLTEIGKFFNRDHTTVMHAVNTVNDQKSMNSLFKDEVEEFSKKIKLSE from the coding sequence ATGAAAACATTACAAAATGTTTGGGATAATTGCTTATCATACCTTAAAGAAATAATAAACAATGAACAGAGCTTCTCAACATGGTTTTTACCAATAGTACCTGTAAAGCTGGAAAATAAAACCATCACGATTCAGGTGCCAAGCCAGTTTTTTTACGAATGGCTGGAAGAGCATTATGCCGATAAAATCAATAAATCCATTAAGTCCGAATTAGGACCGGATGCCAAGTTTGAGTACATGATTATGGTGGATAAAGGCGGACAGAAGAATGGACAACCTTTGTTTACTAATGCAACCGGAGGAAATAAGCATCTGGATGATGAAGAATTTAGAAACGGTTTTGAGGGAAATGCACTGGTAATTCCAGGAATTGTCAGTCAAATCAAACTCGATTCTCAGTTAAATCCCGCCTATACTTTCAGAAATTTTATAGAAGGAGACTGCAATTTACTGGCACGTTCGGCAGGTTTTGCGATTGCCAAAAAACCCGGTGCAGCCTATAACCCGATGGTAATTTATGGTGATTCGGGGTTAGGTAAAACTCACCTCGCTCATGCAATTGGCAATGAGCTCAAAATTCAACATCCCAACAAGAAAGTACTGTTTATCAATGCAGATGCTTACATCAGTCAGTTTATTGAAGCCTTGAAATCGGGGAAAGCCAATCAATACAGCAATATTTATTTAAACATAGATGTCCTGATTGTTGATGATATTCAGTTTTTTGCAAACAAAGAAAAAACACAGGAGCACTTTTTCCATACATTTAACAGTTTGCACCAAAGTGGTAAACAGTTGATTTTGACCTCAGATGTGCCGCCCCGCGATCTTCCTGGAATTAACGACCGTTTGTTATCGAGATTTAAATGGGGGTTAGCCGTCGAGCTTCAAATCCCTGATTTAGAAACAAGAATTGCAATTCTTGAGCGTAAGGCGCAAATGGAAGGCATCGAAATTCCAAGAGACGTATCTGCTTATGTTGCTCATCATATCAACGACAGTATTAGAACCATGGAAGGGGTTTTGAATCATTTGCTGGCACAATCTTTACTGATGAACAGAGAAATTGATTTGAATATGGCCAAAGAAAGTGTCCGCAATGTCAGCAATCATGTTTCGTCCGAAATTACCTGTGAATTTATCACCAAAACCATATCTGAACATTACCGGATACCAATGGAAGGAATAAAAGGTAATTCGAGAAAACGGGAATTGGTTATTCCGCGTCAAGTAGCAATGTATCTTTGCCGGACTTTTACAAACAAATCTTTGACGGAAATAGGTAAATTCTTTAACCGAGATCATACAACTGTAATGCACGCCGTTAATACAGTCAATGATCAAAAGAGTATGAATTCATTATTTAAAGATGAAGTCGAAGAATTTAGCAAAAAAATAAAACTAAGCGAGTAA